Proteins encoded together in one Planctomycetota bacterium window:
- the lpxK gene encoding tetraacyldisaccharide 4'-kinase: MKSIKLWWYNIASGRKLGFFDLVMLTAFWLVSLLYRFILLFRTCLYKCGLVKPVKLAVPVISIGNITVGGTGKTPMTEYLAKYFADKNKKVVVLSRGYGSVGGSGDDEKLSVSSDKVIRLTGPNRAKLGKEAVAKYSPDVILLDDGFQHWRLARNLDIVMIDCLNPFGNWHVFPAGTLREHLNALRRADIFILTHTDLVKDEHLLRMTNLLTALGKPVMKTIHKPVGFISPEGKTVPLADLAHKKSFAFCGIGNPDSFKLTLEKAGLSLAGFTAFPDHYRYTADDISKLYEHAKNSGAECLVTTRKDMVKIPMTNNQSPIIYSLQIELAITEGKEKLEEKLNF, translated from the coding sequence ATGAAATCTATTAAACTGTGGTGGTATAATATCGCGAGCGGGCGAAAGCTGGGTTTTTTTGACCTGGTTATGCTTACCGCGTTCTGGCTTGTCTCTTTGCTCTACCGCTTTATTCTTTTGTTCAGAACGTGTTTATATAAATGCGGGCTTGTTAAGCCCGTCAAGCTCGCCGTTCCGGTAATCAGCATCGGCAATATTACGGTCGGCGGGACCGGCAAAACCCCGATGACCGAATACCTCGCCAAGTACTTTGCCGATAAGAATAAAAAAGTCGTCGTTCTTTCCAGGGGATACGGCTCTGTGGGAGGTTCAGGCGATGATGAGAAATTATCAGTTTCATCCGATAAGGTAATCCGCCTGACCGGCCCGAACCGCGCCAAGCTGGGGAAGGAAGCTGTTGCCAAATATTCTCCGGATGTAATTCTTTTAGATGACGGATTCCAGCACTGGCGGCTGGCGCGCAACCTGGATATCGTGATGATAGATTGCCTGAACCCATTCGGCAACTGGCACGTTTTTCCGGCCGGAACCTTGCGCGAACATCTGAACGCTTTGAGACGGGCCGATATTTTTATACTGACCCACACGGATTTGGTTAAGGATGAGCATCTTTTAAGGATGACGAATCTTTTAACCGCTTTGGGCAAGCCCGTGATGAAAACCATCCATAAGCCGGTTGGGTTTATTTCGCCTGAAGGAAAAACCGTTCCCCTTGCTGATTTAGCGCATAAGAAATCCTTTGCTTTCTGCGGCATCGGCAACCCTGATTCTTTTAAGCTGACGCTTGAGAAAGCGGGTTTGTCTCTTGCCGGCTTTACGGCATTCCCGGACCATTACCGCTACACAGCGGACGATATAAGCAAACTGTACGAACACGCCAAAAACTCCGGCGCTGAATGCCTTGTCACCACGAGGAAGGATATGGTGAAAATTCCGATGACCAATAACCAATCACCAATTATTTACTCCCTGCAGATAGAGCTGGCGATTACCGAAGGAAAAGAAAAGCTGGAAGAAAAACTTAATTTCTAA
- a CDS encoding endonuclease III domain-containing protein produces the protein MKILKEIYQRLFKHFGPQHWWPGETPFEVMVGAILTQNTNWSNVEKAIKNLKAEGLMTAKGLYGLDTETLAQLIRPAGYYNIKAIRLKNFIKWFVETYDGDEEKLSKSSLESLREELLGIKGIGPETADSIALYAGGKPSFVVDAYTYRIFSRHSLIPEETTYDEIKAFFEDNLENDTKLFNEYHALIVRTGKEYCKKTKPLCDKCPLKGVER, from the coding sequence ATGAAGATATTAAAGGAAATATACCAAAGGCTGTTTAAGCATTTCGGGCCGCAACACTGGTGGCCCGGTGAAACGCCGTTTGAGGTAATGGTCGGGGCAATCCTGACACAGAACACCAACTGGTCGAACGTGGAAAAGGCCATCAAGAACCTGAAGGCCGAAGGCTTAATGACCGCAAAAGGATTATACGGCTTGGATACGGAAACGCTGGCCCAGCTTATCCGCCCGGCAGGCTATTATAATATCAAGGCAATAAGATTGAAGAATTTCATAAAATGGTTTGTGGAGACTTACGATGGGGACGAGGAAAAGCTTTCCAAAAGCAGCCTGGAATCGTTGCGCGAGGAGCTTTTGGGTATCAAGGGAATCGGGCCGGAGACCGCGGATTCAATCGCTTTATACGCAGGAGGAAAGCCCTCTTTTGTGGTGGATGCCTATACATACAGGATATTTTCCCGCCACAGCCTTATCCCTGAAGAAACCACCTATGACGAAATCAAAGCTTTCTTTGAGGACAACCTGGAAAATGACACTAAATTATTCAACGAATACCACGCGCTGATTGTCCGAACGGGAAAAGAATATTGCAAGAAAACAAAGCCTTTATGCGATAAATGCCCTCTAAAAGGAGTAGAAAGATGA
- a CDS encoding M20/M25/M40 family metallo-hydrolase encodes MTNTTWPLETLKKYLSIPSVSAQGTGIKEACRFLKKLFTSLGLKAKIIDCGGNPICYAELIIDKKLPTLLFYNHYDVQPPEPLEKWISPPFNPAVRGGKLFARGSSDNKGNLTARLSAVKSFLDRGAKPPVNVKFVVDGEEEIGSPTLPRFINKYRAMIKADMCIWESGGRDEKDNPDLSLGCKGICHAELVARGAKDDLHSSKGVIVKNPAWRLIWALNSLKDSNENILIKGFYDKTIKPGRLDKNTIAKFMFYEKEKKAQWGINGFLKGLSGIKLKERFFYEPALNIDGLTSGYQGSGHKTVLPKQASVKIDFRLVPDMTPKDILNQLRNHLNKYGFNDIEIHDFRGYPPARTPLTTPYLKIVRKAQERVYKKPVMVEPLAAASGPMYLFTSLMPCFSLGVGHSSSSIHAPNENIRLDDYRMGIECIAEIMHELASAAGS; translated from the coding sequence ATGACAAATACAACATGGCCCTTGGAAACCCTAAAGAAATATCTTTCCATACCGAGCGTTTCGGCACAAGGCACGGGAATCAAAGAAGCCTGCCGGTTCCTGAAAAAGCTATTCACCTCTTTGGGGCTCAAGGCAAAGATAATTGATTGCGGAGGTAACCCAATTTGCTATGCAGAATTAATAATCGATAAGAAACTACCAACCCTGCTTTTCTATAACCACTACGATGTCCAACCGCCTGAACCATTGGAAAAATGGATTTCACCTCCGTTTAACCCTGCCGTAAGAGGCGGGAAGCTTTTCGCCCGCGGTAGCTCGGATAACAAAGGAAACCTGACTGCCCGCCTGTCCGCGGTCAAGTCATTTTTAGACAGGGGCGCAAAGCCGCCGGTAAACGTAAAGTTTGTGGTGGACGGCGAGGAAGAAATTGGCAGCCCCACCCTGCCGCGTTTTATCAATAAATACCGCGCGATGATAAAAGCGGATATGTGCATCTGGGAATCCGGCGGGCGGGACGAAAAAGACAACCCGGATTTATCGCTCGGATGCAAAGGCATCTGCCACGCAGAACTGGTGGCGCGCGGGGCCAAGGATGACCTCCATTCTTCCAAAGGGGTAATCGTGAAAAATCCGGCATGGCGGCTTATCTGGGCATTGAACAGCCTTAAAGACAGCAATGAAAACATCCTGATAAAAGGATTTTATGACAAGACGATAAAACCCGGAAGGCTTGATAAAAATACAATCGCTAAATTTATGTTTTACGAAAAAGAAAAGAAAGCCCAGTGGGGAATCAACGGCTTTTTAAAAGGGTTAAGCGGGATTAAACTAAAGGAAAGGTTTTTCTACGAGCCGGCGCTTAATATCGACGGATTAACTTCCGGCTATCAGGGTTCGGGGCATAAAACGGTCCTGCCCAAACAGGCATCGGTTAAGATAGATTTCCGGCTTGTTCCCGATATGACACCCAAGGATATTTTAAACCAATTAAGAAATCATCTGAATAAATATGGTTTTAATGATATCGAAATACATGATTTCAGGGGATACCCCCCGGCCAGAACGCCTTTAACCACTCCTTACCTTAAAATTGTCAGGAAAGCGCAGGAGCGTGTTTATAAAAAACCCGTAATGGTCGAGCCTCTGGCAGCTGCTTCCGGCCCCATGTATCTTTTTACGTCGCTTATGCCGTGTTTCTCTTTGGGGGTCGGGCACAGCAGTTCAAGCATCCACGCACCCAATGAAAATATCCGGCTGGATGATTATCGGATGGGAATAGAATGCATTGCGGAAATAATGCACGAACTCGCAAGCGCCGCCGGGAGCTGA
- a CDS encoding pilus assembly PilX N-terminal domain-containing protein, whose protein sequence is MREKNKGIVLIVVLAVLTILSMIGIMLIRLSTIERTTSRAYSDLIQAKMLAESGIFHGLTNIRALLAEKGFKADEYFYYGEDLNANNALDAVEDLNKNNKLDINSAALKWAVRPSFMADLDGNGSIDQGDLIEIRGRKIGVSGMMNQTDSKKNFFTLRIDDLSNRVFVNMSDHAHLQSILENLAEEVGLERNVGTRIYQNRGAGYFSLSEIEGKAKLSEDEFNKIRPFLTVYSWLDKSVVESVTPADRLGKPALNTPIYSWETVRTPYMDYPRDYSKDAYNGQIVGRPPVNINTAPKEVLVALIRNLRGFYLDEGSTIIPMVSAYGMMTVNYTYVGSSGQSGTLGRIVETPVIDKVLAGKIADSIIANRLIKEEEKESDWEGAFNSWQQFNQFCDNVLWLGKGGRAPHKGIINSQQSDVLKANFNPNSNINDFNPSYQRMLWVDKTDLTYYTTEFSFFPSGYFSIDSIGRVLDKNDKLLAEAEINTVVKLFDIYKETSQSEFLNQYKGDDVSIGSVISENNGVFDSANNLSLQAYPEILNKDYVKDATYEGYISLATIEHKFDNANFAVHYSDKGLDAENSGHKLMRDAKGPYEDRLVWNTKEYPKNWYAGKLFPDGVYSEIDSVPMYNYRPRNLDSVVVSMWIKPHFFPESAAKVRSYFTYQSNQWDSWYRMWISYPFGIYSIANTNGSGSFGSSGWGSQAWYRYPSNMENLSRDGYSYCEPWDNASFMAGGCSASLRNIDAGNNYWGGGVGTPCLNHIGHGHDGIYVNGFWGTYFRAGKWMHLGWIHVPAQKKGGYTGSTGQGINDILFINGQKCGGIFTTGEFDASKANYYIQQNILRFGEQRSSPCLNTAPDSTIDEVLVWENLNEEAGEKVIMDIWKEGRYYKENDAVFTSGPIDLSKEAGLPGGSPVTFLMAYWTQYCPETLPRNATCEVNIVDRNGNVIHDSEYLTNPAGSMIKAEDGRLLEISEPIRYKVYFRPQTNINDVVVDPLIFDDITLVYYAAPKFLSWSFVP, encoded by the coding sequence ATGAGAGAGAAAAACAAAGGCATTGTTTTGATAGTGGTCCTAGCGGTTTTGACGATTCTTTCTATGATAGGGATTATGTTGATAAGGTTATCCACCATAGAGCGGACCACTTCACGCGCCTACAGCGATTTAATCCAGGCAAAAATGCTGGCGGAGAGCGGTATTTTCCACGGGCTGACCAATATCCGTGCGCTTTTGGCGGAAAAAGGTTTTAAGGCGGATGAATATTTTTATTACGGAGAAGATCTGAACGCGAATAATGCGCTTGATGCCGTTGAGGATTTAAACAAGAATAATAAATTAGATATAAACAGTGCTGCTTTAAAATGGGCAGTTCGTCCTTCGTTTATGGCTGACCTGGACGGTAACGGTTCTATTGACCAGGGTGATTTGATTGAGATACGCGGCAGGAAAATAGGCGTTTCCGGAATGATGAATCAGACGGATAGCAAGAAAAACTTTTTCACCTTACGCATTGACGACTTATCAAACCGTGTTTTTGTGAATATGTCAGACCATGCGCATCTTCAAAGCATCCTGGAAAACCTGGCCGAGGAAGTGGGGCTGGAGAGAAATGTCGGGACCAGAATTTACCAGAACCGGGGGGCGGGTTATTTTTCATTAAGCGAAATAGAAGGCAAGGCGAAATTAAGCGAAGACGAGTTTAATAAAATTAGACCTTTCTTAACGGTTTATTCCTGGCTTGATAAAAGTGTGGTGGAATCCGTAACGCCGGCTGACCGCTTGGGAAAACCGGCATTAAACACGCCGATTTACAGTTGGGAAACGGTCCGCACGCCATACATGGATTATCCGCGCGATTATTCAAAGGATGCTTATAACGGACAGATAGTCGGGAGGCCGCCGGTTAACATTAATACCGCACCGAAAGAAGTTCTTGTTGCTTTAATTAGGAATCTTAGAGGGTTTTATCTTGATGAAGGCTCCACGATTATCCCTATGGTCAGCGCGTACGGGATGATGACTGTTAACTACACTTATGTAGGCTCCAGCGGGCAGAGCGGTACGTTAGGAAGAATAGTGGAAACGCCGGTAATAGATAAAGTATTGGCCGGTAAGATAGCCGATTCTATCATCGCTAACAGGCTGATTAAAGAAGAAGAGAAAGAGTCTGATTGGGAAGGCGCGTTTAATTCCTGGCAGCAATTTAATCAATTTTGCGATAATGTTCTCTGGCTCGGCAAGGGGGGGCGGGCGCCTCATAAAGGAATTATCAATTCACAGCAGTCGGATGTCCTTAAGGCGAATTTTAATCCGAATTCCAATATTAATGATTTTAACCCGAGTTACCAGCGGATGTTGTGGGTGGATAAGACAGACCTGACTTATTATACCACGGAATTTTCTTTCTTTCCCTCGGGTTATTTTTCCATAGATTCCATCGGCAGGGTGCTGGATAAAAACGATAAGCTGCTTGCGGAAGCCGAGATTAACACGGTGGTAAAGCTTTTTGATATATATAAAGAAACTTCGCAAAGCGAGTTTTTGAATCAATACAAGGGAGATGATGTTTCGATTGGATCAGTTATTTCAGAAAACAACGGTGTTTTTGACAGCGCCAATAACTTAAGCCTTCAGGCGTATCCGGAAATTCTTAATAAGGATTATGTCAAGGACGCAACTTATGAAGGATATATCAGCCTGGCGACAATCGAGCACAAGTTTGATAATGCAAACTTTGCCGTACACTATTCTGATAAGGGCTTGGATGCGGAAAATTCCGGACATAAATTAATGAGGGATGCTAAAGGTCCTTATGAGGACCGTTTAGTCTGGAATACCAAAGAATATCCAAAAAACTGGTATGCCGGTAAATTATTCCCGGACGGCGTATACAGCGAAATTGATTCTGTCCCCATGTATAATTACCGGCCGAGAAACCTAGATTCAGTGGTGGTTTCTATGTGGATTAAACCGCACTTTTTTCCGGAAAGCGCCGCGAAAGTCAGGTCATATTTCACATATCAGTCGAATCAATGGGATAGCTGGTATAGAATGTGGATAAGCTACCCTTTCGGGATTTATAGTATTGCCAATACGAACGGTTCCGGTTCGTTCGGCTCATCGGGGTGGGGGAGCCAAGCATGGTACCGTTATCCTTCAAATATGGAAAATTTAAGCCGGGATGGTTATAGTTATTGTGAACCATGGGATAACGCTTCTTTTATGGCAGGCGGCTGCAGTGCCAGCCTGCGTAACATAGATGCCGGAAATAATTATTGGGGAGGCGGAGTCGGGACCCCTTGCCTTAATCATATCGGGCACGGGCATGACGGTATATATGTCAACGGATTCTGGGGAACTTATTTCCGGGCCGGTAAATGGATGCATTTGGGATGGATTCATGTCCCGGCGCAGAAAAAAGGCGGTTATACAGGTAGTACAGGGCAGGGAATAAATGACATCCTGTTTATTAACGGACAGAAATGCGGCGGTATTTTTACGACAGGAGAATTTGATGCCAGTAAGGCTAATTATTACATCCAACAGAATATTCTCCGTTTCGGTGAGCAAAGAAGTTCTCCATGTTTGAATACCGCACCTGATTCCACTATTGATGAGGTTCTTGTTTGGGAAAACCTAAATGAAGAAGCAGGCGAAAAAGTAATCATGGATATTTGGAAAGAAGGGCGTTATTATAAAGAAAATGATGCGGTATTTACCTCAGGGCCGATTGATCTGTCAAAAGAAGCTGGATTACCGGGAGGGTCCCCTGTTACTTTTCTTATGGCGTATTGGACGCAGTATTGCCCGGAAACCCTTCCCAGGAATGCGACCTGCGAAGTTAATATCGTGGACAGAAACGGCAATGTAATTCATGATTCTGAATATTTGACGAATCCGGCCGGTAGTATGATTAAGGCTGAAGATGGCCGTTTATTGGAGATAAGCGAACCCATCCGCTATAAGGTTTATTTCAGGCCGCAAACGAACATTAACGACGTGGTGGTTGATCCATTGATATTTGATGATATTACTTTGGTATATTATGCTGCTCCCAAGTTTTTATCATGGAGTTTTGTTCCGTAA
- a CDS encoding FecR domain-containing protein codes for MICKKARESMELYRVGELPESEKALIQAHLKTCKKCQSSYEEVKRLDGLICEAFQKITPVVNREEEVIERVKSADILSFSVMLKGKPVNKAIAYAIAASVMLVLFALIIFMIKTNPEVVKEAGFVAERTVILNDGSKVLLGKDSSIRVDDTKGEVVLEKGHIRLYAKKSDNAVKVITPFNTVIKKGNDFIINAGKNNKEVNVYGSIELSTQ; via the coding sequence ATGATTTGTAAAAAAGCAAGAGAATCAATGGAGCTTTACCGGGTCGGGGAGTTGCCTGAAAGCGAAAAGGCATTAATACAGGCGCATCTTAAAACATGCAAGAAATGCCAGTCATCATACGAAGAGGTAAAAAGGCTGGATGGTTTGATTTGCGAGGCTTTTCAGAAAATAACACCGGTCGTGAATCGTGAAGAGGAAGTTATTGAAAGGGTTAAGAGCGCGGATATCTTATCGTTTTCCGTGATGCTAAAAGGCAAACCCGTAAATAAGGCGATTGCTTATGCGATAGCGGCATCGGTGATGCTGGTTTTGTTTGCCCTTATTATTTTTATGATTAAGACCAATCCCGAAGTTGTGAAAGAGGCTGGTTTTGTCGCCGAGCGCACAGTGATTCTGAATGACGGGAGCAAGGTGTTACTGGGAAAGGATTCCAGCATCAGGGTAGACGATACCAAAGGTGAGGTTGTTTTAGAAAAAGGGCATATCCGACTTTATGCAAAGAAAAGCGACAATGCCGTAAAGGTTATTACGCCATTCAATACAGTTATTAAAAAGGGTAACGATTTTATAATTAATGCTGGGAAGAACAATAAAGAGGTAAATGTTTACGGTTCGATAGAACTGAGCACGCAATAA
- a CDS encoding sigma-70 family RNA polymerase sigma factor, translated as MAEDGQRELKDAELVSGAQNGDKDFFSELVKRYYKPLFGYIFIRMRDYYATEDIVQEAFFRAYCSLSNCRKPSGFTGWLFKIGRNCQSEWMRDRSKFRRIPEGIDVPKFDEYKPQILNILGMIKDLPEQYYLVLSLKYFKGMSCAEISEKLEQPIGTVTSNLARAYKLLKKELNKNDL; from the coding sequence GTGGCAGAAGACGGGCAAAGGGAATTAAAAGATGCTGAATTGGTTTCAGGCGCCCAGAATGGCGATAAGGATTTTTTCAGCGAGTTGGTCAAACGTTATTATAAGCCTTTGTTCGGATATATTTTTATCAGGATGCGCGATTACTACGCAACAGAGGATATCGTGCAGGAGGCGTTTTTCAGGGCTTATTGTTCTTTAAGTAATTGCCGCAAGCCATCAGGTTTTACCGGTTGGCTCTTTAAAATCGGGCGTAACTGCCAATCTGAATGGATGAGAGACCGGAGCAAGTTCCGCCGGATTCCTGAAGGGATAGACGTGCCGAAGTTTGATGAATATAAACCGCAGATCCTGAATATATTGGGGATGATAAAGGATTTGCCGGAGCAATATTACCTGGTGCTTTCTTTGAAGTATTTTAAGGGTATGAGTTGCGCGGAGATTTCCGAGAAGCTGGAGCAGCCGATTGGTACGGTTACTAGTAATCTGGCAAGGGCGTATAAACTGCTTAAAAAGGAGTTGAATAAAAATGATTTGTAA
- a CDS encoding FAD-dependent oxidoreductase yields MGKRIVIIGGGTAGASAAFSARKTDRSAEITMLDKEPYPTYSRCGLPFAIKGIIPALENLIVFHDKFFSQQKINHIKNTEVIKIDPKAKTVSTKTGNFDYDSLILTTGSSPEKPPIPGADLPHVLTLRTIDDARSIVKSAESVKSTAIIGVSFIGVEIAEALHSKGITVTLIESVRTMWRAFDEDIGKIINALLATHNIKVLEHALVTGITPKKVQTKDQSIDADLVIISAGVRPNILLAKNAGIGIGKTGGIKTNEHLQTNIQNIYSAGDCAESISAITGEPITIGLGTIAARQGVVAGTNAVGERQKSPPVCNSAVIKTMETEAGSAGFTESYLKQFYADKFQTVSIMVKYPSLPHYYPGGTDIYVKLIADAKTHILLGGQILGKTSIAPRINTLALAIEKKITVDELAQADFCYSPPVADIWDPIAIAAQSLLRKIKLSK; encoded by the coding sequence ATGGGCAAAAGAATTGTAATAATCGGGGGCGGCACGGCCGGCGCTTCAGCCGCTTTCTCTGCACGTAAGACAGACCGCTCTGCTGAAATAACCATGCTGGATAAGGAACCATACCCTACCTACTCCCGTTGCGGACTACCCTTTGCCATAAAAGGTATTATCCCTGCCCTGGAAAACCTTATCGTATTCCATGATAAATTCTTCTCCCAGCAGAAAATCAATCATATTAAAAATACGGAAGTAATTAAAATAGACCCGAAAGCCAAAACAGTTTCCACTAAAACAGGTAATTTTGATTACGATTCCCTTATTCTTACCACCGGTTCTTCCCCGGAAAAACCACCCATACCCGGCGCGGATTTACCGCACGTGTTAACTCTGCGCACAATAGACGATGCTCGTTCTATAGTAAAATCAGCCGAATCCGTTAAATCCACGGCTATCATCGGTGTAAGTTTTATCGGGGTGGAAATCGCCGAGGCGCTCCATTCCAAAGGAATTACCGTAACGCTCATCGAGTCTGTCCGGACTATGTGGCGCGCTTTTGATGAGGATATCGGGAAAATAATAAATGCCCTCCTGGCAACCCATAATATCAAAGTGCTGGAACACGCCTTGGTTACCGGAATAACGCCTAAAAAGGTCCAGACCAAAGACCAATCAATCGACGCGGATTTAGTCATTATATCCGCCGGCGTCCGACCGAATATATTGCTTGCCAAGAATGCCGGAATAGGAATCGGCAAAACAGGTGGCATTAAAACTAATGAACATCTCCAAACTAATATACAAAATATCTATTCCGCTGGTGACTGCGCCGAATCCATATCCGCCATAACAGGTGAACCGATTACCATAGGACTGGGCACAATTGCCGCACGGCAGGGAGTGGTTGCCGGAACAAATGCCGTTGGGGAACGGCAAAAATCACCCCCGGTCTGCAATTCTGCAGTCATTAAGACAATGGAAACCGAAGCCGGCAGTGCCGGTTTTACGGAATCTTACCTTAAACAATTTTACGCTGATAAGTTCCAAACCGTTTCTATCATGGTTAAATACCCGTCACTGCCTCATTATTATCCTGGCGGAACGGATATATATGTAAAACTGATTGCCGATGCCAAAACCCATATACTGTTGGGCGGGCAGATCCTCGGTAAGACATCCATTGCCCCACGCATCAATACCCTTGCCTTGGCAATTGAAAAAAAGATTACGGTAGATGAACTCGCACAGGCGGATTTCTGCTACTCACCGCCTGTAGCTGATATCTGGGACCCGATTGCCATCGCGGCACAATCTCTTCTGCGTAAGATTAAGTTATCGAAATAA